One stretch of Punica granatum isolate Tunisia-2019 chromosome 5, ASM765513v2, whole genome shotgun sequence DNA includes these proteins:
- the LOC116209650 gene encoding proteoglycan 4 — protein sequence MSRSGRDYLLGGRNFPPGSLNHRRGHSLTAPRDADENLDLFSRNRRSVSVAPSEESSDASTLKLGRLSVGLAKVARNGLDDLLSSTDGGKHDYDWLLTPPGTPLFASSDGREPQGPQPTTAVPRSSSLARSSSTTKASRLSVSQSESSHTSRPARSSSVTRSSISSSQYSNYSSNRSSSILNTSSASVSSYIRPSSPITRSSSTARPSTPSTRSSNSRPSTPSRVRTGPTSSSIEKPRPTQSSRPSTPSSRPQIPANMSVPASRSNSRPSTPTRRNSAPSLSQSVSSISVGRALSNGRTTTPSSRPSSPGPRPRPPPQPIVPPDFPLETPPNLRTTLPDRPLSAGRSRPGASVTAKGNTDPAGSANLSRRQPSPIVTRGRLSVPEPSGRARVHSHAADPPEHRKAPHSPELGMRRPVKTPTSAPDSNGFGRTISKKSLDMAIRHMDIRNGTGSLRALSNTTLFPQSIRSTGSKTHSSRSLNASVNGNGNHQSSNDALSESGSWNVRSPDNSTVSGNGNYSAKLTEVDIYESSRYDAILLKEDLKNTNWLHSVDDKSDQGLIFDNGFEPLPEPFGPL from the exons ATGAGCCGGAGCGGGAGGGACTACCTCCTCGGGGGCAGGAACTTCCCCCCGGGATCGCTCAACCACCGACGCGGCCATAGTTTGACTGCCCCAAGGGACGCCGACGAGAACCTGGATCTCTTCTCCAGGAACCGCCGCAGCGTCTCCGTCGCCCCTTCCGAGGAGTCCTCCGATG CTTCTACCCTGAAGCTGGGGAGACTGTCAGTTGGTTTGGCGAAAGTGGCTCGAAATGGGCTCGATGATCTACTGTCATCCACTGATGGAGGGAAGCATGATTATGATTG GCTTCTCACTCCCCCTGGAACCCCTCTGTTTGCCTCATCAGATGGACGTGAACCTCAAGGCCCTCAACCAACCACAGCTGTCCCAAGAAGCAGTTCTCTGGCCCGGTCATCGTCTACCACGAAAGCCTCAAGG CTGTCCGTATCACAATCAGAAAGCAGCCATACCTCGAGACCAGCTAGGAGCAGTTCAGTGACTCGCTCGTCCATTTCCAGTTCCCAATATAGCAACTATTCCTCAAACAGATCATCTTCAATCCTCAACACAAGTTCTGCTTCAGTCTCATCCTACATCAGACCATCTTCTCCTATTACCCGCTCTTCATCTACAGCAAGGCCGTCCACACCATCTACCCGTTCATCAAATTCGCGACCCTCAACTCCTTCAAGAGTCCGTACAGGACCCACAAGCTCTTCCATTGAGAAACCTCGACCAACCCAAAGCTCTAGACCTTCCACGCCAAGTTCCCGACCACAGATTCCAGCAAACATGAGTGTTCCAGCTTCTCGATCAAATTCTCGGCCTTCAACTCCTACTCGCAGAAACTCTGCACCATCGCTGTCTCAATCAGTATCATCGATTTCAGTTGGACGTGCCCTATCAAATGGTCGCACTACTACACCATCATCAAGACCAAGTTCTCCTGGCCCACGTCCTAGGCCTCCACCTCAACCTATTGTTCCCCCAGACTTTCCCCTGGAAACACCCCCAAACCTCAGAACTACCTTGCCAGACAGACCGCTTTCTGCTGGCAGGTCCCGTCCTGGTGCCTCTGTCACCGCAAAGGGGAATACCGACCCGGCAGGATCTGCTAATTTGTCAAGAAGACAGCCCTCACCTATCGTAACACGAGGAAGGCTCTCAGTTCCAGAGCCATCCGGAAGAGCTCGTGTCCACTCTCATGCTGCAGATCCACCAGAGCATCGAAAAGCCCCACATTCCCCAGAATTGGGGATGAGAAGGCCCGTCAAGACTCCGACATCTGCTCCTGATTCCAATGGTTTTGGGAGGACTATCTCAAAGAAGTCGCTAGACATGGCCATAAGGCACATG GACATAAGAAATGGCACGGGCAGTCTCCGGGCACTTTCAAATACCACCCTCTTCCCCCAAAGCATCCGATCCACTGGTTCCAAGACACATTCATCTCGATCTCTTAATGCCTCCGTCAATGGCAATGGTAACCACCAAAGCAGCAATGATGCGCTATCAGAAAGTGGAAGCTGGAACGTTAGATCTCCAGACAATAGCACTGTGTCAGGTAATGGGAATTACTCTGCGAAATTGACCGAAGTGGACATCTACGAGAGCTCGAGGTATGATGCTATATTACTTAAAGAGGATCTGAAGAACACGAATTGGCTCCACAGTGTTGATGATAAATCAGATCAGGGGCTTATCTTCGATAATGGATTTGAGCCCCTGCCCGAACCCTTTGGCCCCTTATAG
- the LOC116209652 gene encoding ubiquitin-conjugating enzyme E2-17 kDa-like has translation MASKRILKELKDLQKDPPTSCSAGPVHEDMFHWQATIMGPTDSPYAGGVFLVSIHFPPDYPFKPPKVAFRTKVFHPNINSNGSICLDILKEQWSPALTISKVLLSICSLLTDPNPDDPLVPEIAHMYKTDRAKYEATARSWTQKYAMG, from the exons ATGGCTTCAAAACGTATCTTGAAGGAACTCAAGGATTTGCAGAAGGATCCTCCCACTTCCTGCAGTGCTG GTCCTGTGCATGAAGACATGTTTCACTGGCAAGCAACTATAATGGGACCTACTGATAGCCCTTATGCTGGAGGCGTTTTCCTAGTCTCAATTCATTTTCCTCCGGATTATCCCTTCAAGCCTCCTAAG GTTGCATTCAGGACCAAGGTATTCCACCCAAACATAAATAGCAATGGAAGCATTTGTCTCGACATCCTGAAGGAACAGTGGAGTCCAGCACTTACCATTTCCAAG GTGCTGCTCTCAATTTGCTCGCTGCTCACTGATCCGAACCCTGATGATCCTCTGGTCCCGGAGATTGCCCATATGTACAAGACCGACAGAGCCAAGTACGAGGCTACTGCTCGCAGCTGGACACAGAAGTACGCGATGGGATAA